The Antricoccus suffuscus genome segment GTCGGCCGGGGCGGAGTCGTCGATCCTCACATCGGTGGGAAACGTCGGCCAGTCACTCGGACACCTGTCGATCGCACGTGCCGCGCGGTCGGCGTACACGAGCCCCTCCAGTAGCGAGTTGGACGCGAGGCGGTTGGCGCCGTGTACGCCGGTGCAGGCTACCTCGCCGACGGCGTACAGGCCCGGCAGCGACGTGCGTCCCCACGCATCGGTGCGTACGCCGCCCATCCAGTAGTGCGCGGCTGGAGTGACCGGTATCGGTTCGTGCGCCCAGTCCAGACCGTGGACTCGGCAGGCCGCGTCAATGCTCGGAAACCGCCGCGCGAGGTACGCCGAATCGCCCAGTGCGGTCGCATCCAGTCGGACAGGCGCTCCATCGTGAGTGCGCATCGCGTCGGCGATGCCACGGGCCACGACGTCGCGCGGCGCAAGCTCGGCGTCCGGGTGAACCGAGGCCATGAATCGATGTCCATCATTGTCGAGCAGAACCCCGCCCTCGCCGCGGACCGCCTCGGAAATGAGGAAGTTTCCCGGTGCAGCAAGGGAAGTGGGATGAAACTGATAGAACTCTGCGTCGGCGATGACCGCGCCGGCGCGCCAGGCCGCAGCAAGGCCGTCGCCCGTTGCGACCGCCGGATTGGTGGTGTGCGCGTAGAGCTGGCCGGCACCACCCGTCGCGAGTATCACCGTGGTGCAGTCAATCTGCCGCAGTACGCCGTCCTCCGACATCACCTCGATGCCCTGGATTCGACCGTCATCGGTCACTAGATCGGCGAGGAAGGTGTGCTCCAGGACCGTCACGTCCGACTCGCGTACTGCGCACGCAAGGCTATAAGCAATGGCGGCGCCGGTCGCATCACCGCCGGCGTGCAGGATTCGTGCGTGTGAGTGCGCCGCCTCCAGCCCGCGCGCGAGGTCGCCGCCGGGGCGTCGATCGAACGCCGTCCCATAGCCGAGCAGCTCCCGGACCCGGTCGGGTCCTTCGGTGCACAGGATTCGGACTGGATCGAGGTCACCCAGGCCGGCGCCGGCGGCATGGGTATCTGCCACGTGGGACTCAACGCTGTCCTCGGGTGGGCCGCCGAGGTCGGGAAGAACCGTCGCGATCCCGCCCTGTGCGTAGCGGGTATTGGACTCGAGCAGGCTCGCCTTGCTGATGAGCGTGACGGACTGACCGGCGCGCGAGGCCGACAGCGCGGCGGTGAGGCCGGCGATGCCGCTGCCGACGACGATGATCACGGAGTCGCCGCCAGCATCCGTTCCAGTGCCACCCGAGCCGGAACGGTGACATCGTCCGGAACACTGATCTGGTTGACGATCTCGCCCGCGACCATGCGCTCCAGGACCCAGGCCAGATATCCGGGATGGATGCGATACATCGTCGAGCAGGGGCACACCACTGGATCGAGGCAAAATATCGTGAGCCGGGGATGGTCGTTGGACAGGCGGCGTACGAGGTTGATCTCGGTGCCGATGGCGAACGTCGTACGGTTTGGGGCCGCGTCGATGGCTTTGGAGATGTAGTCGGTCGAGCCGCTCTCGTCGGCCGCGTCAACGACCTCCATCGGACACTCCGGGTGCACGATGACTCGCACGCCCGGGTGCGCCGCCCGCGCCTGTTCGATCTGCGCCACGGTGAAGCGCTTGTGCACCGAACAGAATCCTTGCCACAGCACGACTTTGGCCGCCTGTAGCACCGGTGCGGTGTTGCCGCCAAGTGGTTTGTTTGGGTTCCACAGTGGCATCTCATCGACGCTGATGCCCATGGCCTTGGCGGTGTTGCGGCCGAGATGCTGGTCCGGGAAGAACAGCACCCGCCGGCCACGGGCAAAGGCCCACTCGAGGACCGTCTTCGCGTTGGACGACGTGCACACGATGCCGCCATTCCGACCGCAGAACGCCTTTATCGCTGCCGAGGAGTTCATGTATGTGACAGGGATGATCGGCGCCAGACCGTCGTCCGACGTACCAAACAGCTCCTCTAGCTGCTCCCAACAGTCCTCGACCTGGTCGATGTTGGCCATGTCGGCCATCGAACAACCCGCCGCGAGGTTGGGCAGAATGACCGCTTGGCCGTCACCCGAGAGCATGTCGGCGGTTTCGGCCATGAAATGTACGCCGCAGAAAACGAGTGCTTCAGCGTCCGGGCGTTGCGTCGCGGCCCGGGCGAGCTGAAACGAGTCTCCGACGATATCGGCGTATTTGATGACTTCATCGCGCTGGTAGAAGTGCCCGAGGATCACAACCCGGTCACCCAGTGTTTCCTTTGCCGACAGGATTCGCGCGTCAAGTTCGTCGATCGATGCATGCTGGTATTCGTCCGGGAGCACGCCTTGACGAGGTGCCGAGGCCGGCAGTACGTCGCCCTGAGATGCTCCCGGGCCGTAGCCGGGAATCGAGTCGAAGGTCCATGGCTCGTCGGCGAGGCCGGGCGCGCAGGTGGAGCCCGGCGCTCCCTGGCCGATCAGCTTGATTGTGGTGTCGACAGATGACACGAGATGCTCCTAGTCCTCAGAGAGTTGATGACGATGGTGGTGTCGTCTGCGGGGCTTCGGTTTCGCCGAAGCGGTAAAGCCGCGGAGGGCGGTGCTTGCCGCCGGTGACGGTCTGGTCGGTTGCGACGAGGTCCTTGGATGCGCGCATCTGGCGTCGAAAGTTGGCCGGGTCGATGCGGCGTCCGAGAACTGCCTCATAGACCTCGCGCAG includes the following:
- the nadA gene encoding quinolinate synthase NadA; the protein is MSSVDTTIKLIGQGAPGSTCAPGLADEPWTFDSIPGYGPGASQGDVLPASAPRQGVLPDEYQHASIDELDARILSAKETLGDRVVILGHFYQRDEVIKYADIVGDSFQLARAATQRPDAEALVFCGVHFMAETADMLSGDGQAVILPNLAAGCSMADMANIDQVEDCWEQLEELFGTSDDGLAPIIPVTYMNSSAAIKAFCGRNGGIVCTSSNAKTVLEWAFARGRRVLFFPDQHLGRNTAKAMGISVDEMPLWNPNKPLGGNTAPVLQAAKVVLWQGFCSVHKRFTVAQIEQARAAHPGVRVIVHPECPMEVVDAADESGSTDYISKAIDAAPNRTTFAIGTEINLVRRLSNDHPRLTIFCLDPVVCPCSTMYRIHPGYLAWVLERMVAGEIVNQISVPDDVTVPARVALERMLAATP
- the nadB gene encoding L-aspartate oxidase, producing the protein MIIVVGSGIAGLTAALSASRAGQSVTLISKASLLESNTRYAQGGIATVLPDLGGPPEDSVESHVADTHAAGAGLGDLDPVRILCTEGPDRVRELLGYGTAFDRRPGGDLARGLEAAHSHARILHAGGDATGAAIAYSLACAVRESDVTVLEHTFLADLVTDDGRIQGIEVMSEDGVLRQIDCTTVILATGGAGQLYAHTTNPAVATGDGLAAAWRAGAVIADAEFYQFHPTSLAAPGNFLISEAVRGEGGVLLDNDGHRFMASVHPDAELAPRDVVARGIADAMRTHDGAPVRLDATALGDSAYLARRFPSIDAACRVHGLDWAHEPIPVTPAAHYWMGGVRTDAWGRTSLPGLYAVGEVACTGVHGANRLASNSLLEGLVYADRAARAIDRCPSDWPTFPTDVRIDDSAPADVTPFDRAELQHQLWDHAGLVRDHDGLQIADKQLRSWRADRTTIAGREDENLRQAGLCILAGALARQESRGAHYRADRPSTSGRFAHHINLERAC